A window from Streptomyces sp. NBC_00335 encodes these proteins:
- a CDS encoding bifunctional 5,10-methylenetetrahydrofolate dehydrogenase/5,10-methenyltetrahydrofolate cyclohydrolase yields MTTQTTTQTAQTATLMDGTALARRISEQTAEYAAKITERTGTAPCLATVLVGEDPASVTYVRMKQNRCAKAGITSRHVELPAETTTEELVATLTALSEDPEISGILLQHPVPHHIDERAAFEAIAPGKDVDGVTMHSFAAMGFGLPGFVSCTPGGIMRLLEAYDVDLTGKHAVVVGRSAILGKPAGMLLLEQNATVTYCHSRTVDLPSIVRQADVLVAAVGKAEFIRGEDIKPGAVVLDAGYNEGNVGDVHFESAAARASLITPVPGGVGPMTIAVLLEQTVQAAAAQAGLALADL; encoded by the coding sequence ATGACCACTCAGACGACTACCCAGACGGCCCAGACCGCCACGCTGATGGACGGCACCGCCCTCGCCCGCCGCATCTCCGAGCAGACCGCCGAGTACGCCGCGAAGATCACCGAGCGCACCGGTACCGCGCCCTGTCTCGCCACCGTGCTGGTCGGCGAGGACCCCGCGTCCGTCACCTACGTGCGCATGAAGCAGAACCGCTGCGCGAAGGCCGGGATCACCTCCCGCCACGTGGAGCTGCCGGCCGAGACGACCACCGAGGAGCTCGTCGCCACCCTGACCGCGCTCTCCGAGGACCCGGAGATCAGCGGCATCCTGCTCCAGCACCCCGTCCCGCACCACATCGACGAGCGCGCCGCCTTCGAGGCCATCGCCCCGGGCAAGGACGTCGACGGGGTCACGATGCACTCCTTCGCCGCCATGGGCTTCGGACTGCCGGGCTTCGTCTCCTGCACCCCCGGCGGCATCATGCGCCTGCTGGAGGCCTACGACGTGGACCTGACCGGCAAGCACGCCGTGGTCGTCGGCCGCAGCGCGATCCTGGGCAAGCCCGCCGGGATGCTCCTGCTGGAGCAGAACGCCACCGTCACCTACTGCCACTCCCGCACGGTGGACCTGCCGTCCATCGTCCGCCAGGCGGACGTGCTGGTCGCCGCCGTCGGCAAGGCCGAGTTCATCCGCGGCGAGGACATCAAGCCGGGCGCCGTGGTCCTGGACGCCGGCTACAACGAGGGCAACGTCGGCGACGTCCACTTCGAGTCCGCCGCCGCCCGCGCCTCGCTGATCACCCCGGTACCGGGCGGCGTCGGCCCGATGACCATCGCGGTGCTGCTGGAGCAGACCGTCCAGGCCGCCGCCGCGCAGGCCGGGCTGGCCCTCGCGGACCTCTGA